The genomic DNA TGTTGTTTTCCTTCTAACGTAGAGTGCAACTTTCTGCACCTTAATTTATATAATGAAACTAGGGCAATAATTGCCCCTATAATAAATATTTTCTAATTGCTTCCGCATTATTTGGAGATTTTGTCATTTGAATCGCTCGAGCCGGCGAAACCCATTGAAACGCGAGATGTTCGGTCAATTCAGGCGTAAATTCCTGCTCCACTGCCAATAAAAACCAATGCTCTCGACAATGGGTGACATCCGGTGCGTATTTATAGCGGAAATGCGGAAAAATTTCAAATTCTATACGCTCATCACAATCAAAAAGTGCGGTCGATTTTGCTTCTATTTCTAACCGCACCTCCTCCCACAATTCACGAATTGCAGTTTCAGTGGGGGTTTCATCCATCTCTAGAGAGCCAGTTACCGATTGCCAAAAATCTGGGTCATCCCGTCGTTGTAACATCAGTACCCGTCGTGTATCTTCCGCATAAATGACAATGAGAACGGATTGGTTATTTTTATATTTCAATTAGCCAGCTCTTAATATCCACCTTAACCATTAAGCACCTTTCCAAGCAAAAAAGTGATTGGCAGAAGAATGATACAAACAAATAATATTAATAATAGAAAATGCAACACTGACTAACGTAATTTGCATATCTTCAAAAAGAACATACCCCAGTACATTAAGAACAATGCACCAAGCAATAAAAATCTCTCTTGACCAGCGTTGCCCACGAAGAATCATATTATTCAAATAAACAACTAAAATAAATAAGGTTAAGATAAGGCAAAATTAAGGCTAACTAGTCTCCCATACTAATGAAAGATGTCCCGATAGCCAAAATCACTAAAGTAAGAACCAAAGCGATAAGATAATTAATGGCGATATTTGCCCAACAAATAATAGGAATAGATATAGGTCTTTTCATATATCAATCTTATTCTAAATTAACCTATGACTTACGTGCTATCGCGGATAAAACGATTTTGCAACATCAGGAAAAAACAACCCTACCCAATCCATTTCATGAGTAAATTTACTGAGATTAATCTATTCGTCTTCCTTGCCTGTTTTAACAACTTGAATACTTAACTCTGTCAAAGCTTGCGGATTCGCAAAACTTGGGGCTTCAGTCATTAAACAAGCCGCTGCTGTTGTTTTCGGGAATGCAATCACATCACGGATATTTTCAGTGCCCGTTAAGAGCATAGTTAAACGATCTAAACCAAATGCCAAACCTGCATGCGGAGGTGTACCGAATTTTAATGCATCTAACAAGAAGCCGAATTTTTCGCGTTGTTCTTGTTCATTAATACCAAGAATACGGAACACGGTTTGTTGCATTTTCGGGTCGAAAATACGGACAGAACCACCACCCACTTCGTAACCGTTAATGACCATATCGTAAGCATTCGCTACCGCATCAGTGGGTTCTGCTTCTAATTGTTCCGGCGTAAAATCTTTTGGTGAGGTAAATGGGTGATGCATTGCAGCAAGGTTGCCTTCATCATCACGCTCAAACATGGGGAAATCAATCACCCAAAGCGGTTGCCATTCGTCTAAACGGGTTAAGCCAAGGTCGCGACCTAATTTCAAACGCAATGCGCCCATTGCATCTGTCGTAGTTTGCCATTTATCTGCGCCAAAGAATAAAATATCACCAGTTTGTGCTTTAACACGCTCAGCTAACGCTTTCCACACATTTTCATTTAAGAATTTTGCAATCGGGCTTTGTACGCCTTCAAGACCGGCATTAATATCGTTCACTTTCGCCCAAGCCAAACCTTTCGCACCGTAAATACCAACAAATTGTGTATATTCATCAATTTGTTTACGGGTAATTTCAGCACCATTTGGTACACGAATTACGGCAACACGGCCGTTTGGATTGTTTGCCGGCTCATTAAATACTTTAAATTCAACATTTTTAACAATATCTGCCACATCGACCAATTCAAGCGGGTTACGCAAATCCGGTTTATCCGAACCGAAACGAGTCATTGCTTCTTGCCAGGTCATCACCAGGAATTTGCCCAAATCGGCACCTAAAATATGCTGCCACAAACCGTGCACCATACGTTCCATGATTTCACGTACCTCCGGCGCGGTTAAGAACGAAGTTTCCACATCAATCTGCGTGAATTCCGGCTGACGATCCGCGCGTAAATCTTCATCGCGGAAGCATTTCACGATTTGATAATAACGATCAAAACCGGACATCATCAAAAGCTGTTTAAAAAGCTGCGGCGATTGCGGAAGCGCGTAGAATTTGCCTTTATGCACACGGCTTGGCACAAGATAGTCGCGCGCGCCTTCCGGGGTGGCTTTAGTGAGCATCGGCGTTTCAATATCCAAGAAACCGTTGTCGTCCATAAAGCGGCGCACAAAACCAGTGATTTTCGCGCGGGTTTTCAAATGCTGCGCCATTTCAGGACGACGTAAATCCAAATAACGATATTTTAGGCGTTGTTCTTCAGTATTGTTTTGGTTGAAATCGAGCGGTAACACATCGGAAGCATTGTAAATTTTCAACACTTTTGCCAACACTTCCACTTCACCGGTCGCCATATTTTTGTTGATTTGATTATCCGGACGGGCAATGACTTCGCCTTGAATTTTAATACAAAATTCGTTACGCAAACCCGCAGCGGCGGTTAAGGCTTCTTGATATTTCGGATCAAAACACACTTGCACGATGCCTTCACGATCGCGCATATCAATAAAAATTAAACCACCTAAATCACGGCGACGATGAACCCATCCGCTTAAGGTTATTTCTTGACCAATATTGGTACGATTTAACGCACCGCAATAATGTGAACGCATCATTTTTATACCTCATTTTGATAAATCTATTTAGTATGCGAAAAAGTATAGTAACTTAAAATACCTATCAATAAAAATTATATTTCTTATTATAAGAGATATTATACTATAGTCATTATCAGCTTCTTACATGAGTTATACTCATAGAACGATAAAATAAACATAACCCTTTGTTATCACACGACATATCACTTAAAAAGGATAGCCTTTATGTTACTTATTAACATTTTCTTTGCGTTAGCTCTATTATTACGATTTTATACTTTATCTATTTCAATCAGAAATGAAAAAAATTTACTAAAAAAAGGCGCCATACAATATGGAAAGAAAAATTCAATTGCCTTATCAGTAGTACATATTTTATTCTATCTTTCATGTATTACTGAAGCCAATTACAATCAAGTTATTTTTAATAAAGAATCTCAGATTGGATTAATAATCTTGATTTTCTCTCTTATAATGCTATTTTACGTAATCTATCAACTAAAAGAAATTTGGACTGTAAAAGTTTACATCTTGCCTAATCATAAGATAAATACTTCATTTATATTCAAATATTTTAGACATCCTAATTATTTTCTGAATATCATTCCCGAATTAATTGGTTTAAGCTTACTATGCCAAGCTAAACTAACTGCCATGTTTATATTACCTTTATACATGATCATCTTAGCTATCCGTATTATGCAAGAAGAAAAGGCGATGAAATGCTTGTTTAAAGAAAATCATAATATCTAAATCTATATATTCTATATCTAGAACACCATAAAATAGTTATTTTTAAATCATGTAATTTTTATTTACTCTCATGAACAAAGACACCATTTTCTCCACCCCAATCGAAAAATTGGGTGATTTTACTTTTGATGAAAGCGTTGCCGAAGTGTTTCCGGACATGATCCAACGCTCTATTCCCGGCTATTCCAATATCATTACCGCTATAGGTATGCTAGCCGAACGTTTTGTCACGCCCAACAGTAATGTTTACGATCTCGGCTGTTCCCGTGGCGCGGCAACATTGTCCGCCCGTCGTCATATTCAACAGCCCAATGTAAAAATTATCGGTATCGATAATTCCCAACCTATGGTCGAGCGTTGCCGTCAGCACATTGCGGCCTATCATAGCGACATCCCGGTAGATATTTTATGTGATGATATTCGCCAAGTTGAAATCAAAAATGCGTCCATGGTGATTTTAAATTTCACCCTACAATTTTTGCCCCCAGAGGATCGCGTGGCATTGCTGACAAAAATCTACCAAGGATTAAACCCAAACGGCTTATTAGTATTGTCGGAGAAATTCCGTTTTGAAGATACTGCCATCAATGAATTGCTCATTGATTTACACCATCAATTTAAACGCGCCAATGGCTACAGCGAATTAGAAGTAAGCCAAAAACGTACCGCACTTGAAAATGTCATGCGAACCGACTCCATTGACTCTCACAAAGTGCGGTTAAAAAACGTGGGATTTTCTCATGTAGAACTTTGGTTTCAGTGCTTTAATTTCGGTTCTATGGTGGCGATAAAATAATTGGCTAAAATAAAAAGTGCGGTAGGTTTTTAATGCGTTTTTAAACGACACCCACCGCACTTTTCTTTTCAATTTTTCTATAACGCTTTCAAATCCTTATCCAACAAGCGAGCCAACAACAAAATACCATCCTTAAAACGGTATTCGGCATATTCCGCCTGCGCATAATGTTGCCCTTTGCCTTCAGCAAAGAAATATTCTTGGCTCGGTAATTCAGGCAACCATTTGAAATTATTCACCGGCAAATACACATTAGCGACACAATCTTTAAAATCGTTCGGCGGACTATCTTCCACCTGACATAAGGTAGCAACGCCTTGTTCGTCTTGATGAATCAGCGCATAAACTTTACTTGGATGTTTTTTCTCTTTAGCAAGAGTCACGCCATCTTCAGATTCATTCAAATTGGCACGAATGTCGTTTAAAATCGCATAACTCAATGCCATGTAATCCCCTTGCATCAAGGAGCGCGGATCCACCGGTGCAATTTTTAACACCACCGGTTTACCCGTCGCCAACACATCTTCAAACTGCTGCACTTTGTAATTCAGAGGAATCAGTATCAGCAATACTACAGCTAATGCCACCAACGGCTTCACTTTAGAAACGTTGGCAAAACCGACCGCACTTTGAGTTTGTGGTTTATATTTTCGTAACAAATAAATAGCAACACAGCTAAATATCAAGGCAAAGAGAAGCAATAACAACGCTTTATAAAGCAATGGAATGATCAAGGAGTAATA from Aggregatibacter aphrophilus ATCC 33389 includes the following:
- the nudB gene encoding dihydroneopterin triphosphate diphosphatase, translated to MKYKNNQSVLIVIYAEDTRRVLMLQRRDDPDFWQSVTGSLEMDETPTETAIRELWEEVRLEIEAKSTALFDCDERIEFEIFPHFRYKYAPDVTHCREHWFLLAVEQEFTPELTEHLAFQWVSPARAIQMTKSPNNAEAIRKYLL
- the aspS gene encoding aspartate--tRNA ligase, with the protein product MMRSHYCGALNRTNIGQEITLSGWVHRRRDLGGLIFIDMRDREGIVQVCFDPKYQEALTAAAGLRNEFCIKIQGEVIARPDNQINKNMATGEVEVLAKVLKIYNASDVLPLDFNQNNTEEQRLKYRYLDLRRPEMAQHLKTRAKITGFVRRFMDDNGFLDIETPMLTKATPEGARDYLVPSRVHKGKFYALPQSPQLFKQLLMMSGFDRYYQIVKCFRDEDLRADRQPEFTQIDVETSFLTAPEVREIMERMVHGLWQHILGADLGKFLVMTWQEAMTRFGSDKPDLRNPLELVDVADIVKNVEFKVFNEPANNPNGRVAVIRVPNGAEITRKQIDEYTQFVGIYGAKGLAWAKVNDINAGLEGVQSPIAKFLNENVWKALAERVKAQTGDILFFGADKWQTTTDAMGALRLKLGRDLGLTRLDEWQPLWVIDFPMFERDDEGNLAAMHHPFTSPKDFTPEQLEAEPTDAVANAYDMVINGYEVGGGSVRIFDPKMQQTVFRILGINEQEQREKFGFLLDALKFGTPPHAGLAFGLDRLTMLLTGTENIRDVIAFPKTTAAACLMTEAPSFANPQALTELSIQVVKTGKEDE
- a CDS encoding isoprenylcysteine carboxyl methyltransferase family protein, whose amino-acid sequence is MLLINIFFALALLLRFYTLSISIRNEKNLLKKGAIQYGKKNSIALSVVHILFYLSCITEANYNQVIFNKESQIGLIILIFSLIMLFYVIYQLKEIWTVKVYILPNHKINTSFIFKYFRHPNYFLNIIPELIGLSLLCQAKLTAMFILPLYMIILAIRIMQEEKAMKCLFKENHNI
- the cmoA gene encoding carboxy-S-adenosyl-L-methionine synthase CmoA — protein: MNKDTIFSTPIEKLGDFTFDESVAEVFPDMIQRSIPGYSNIITAIGMLAERFVTPNSNVYDLGCSRGAATLSARRHIQQPNVKIIGIDNSQPMVERCRQHIAAYHSDIPVDILCDDIRQVEIKNASMVILNFTLQFLPPEDRVALLTKIYQGLNPNGLLVLSEKFRFEDTAINELLIDLHHQFKRANGYSELEVSQKRTALENVMRTDSIDSHKVRLKNVGFSHVELWFQCFNFGSMVAIK